In the genome of Halobacterium noricense, one region contains:
- a CDS encoding type II secretion system F family protein, which translates to MTASLGVVDRVLYALFARHADRGRHDADRKRYRASRLPVSFDVFLARVYGASWLAFASGSVLAATAAALLLPPTALGPLATTSPLAPSVTAALVVGLPSGLVAKRVAVELGGRYLGWRARSRRTDIVGTLPGAVRYLSVLASGTTDERELLSRVADRPTAYGETAAAFQDVLNTADLTGSVDRGLRVVARDTPSRELLAPFLLKLREHAAQGPDAVAQYLELESRMLANRRERTRERAAGFLELVAELFIVLLVLPALLVIVATVLSVLAPGLGRTVATPLGAATVRELLVFGSGGFVLVVGALAAYLVETMRPRGFTWGGHDRSTGLAVLANVTRNPADAAIILALPTLVVGGALWKIDIRPANAVLLSYVAFAVPVGFVAVRRARIDDAKDREIQDFVHAVSGHVSLGRPFGDAVERVARDVDAGPLNPDIRDLAFNLGVTTRGEDVRAAALDRFVERVDTQLAAQTVGLVSGALDAGSDADAAFEALQAEVGRLYHEKRALRSRLLVYVAVGWTTAILVVGITVAVNLAVLDSFAQLSSVSNAASAGGLAIDPGAVDLERDRYRFYLVTQATMLSCGWFAGAASRGRYDALLHSGLLVAFAYAVFAGVGML; encoded by the coding sequence GTGACGGCGTCGCTGGGCGTCGTCGACCGCGTGCTGTACGCGCTGTTCGCGCGCCACGCCGACCGCGGCCGCCACGACGCCGACCGGAAGCGCTACCGTGCGAGCCGGCTGCCCGTGAGCTTCGACGTGTTCCTCGCGCGCGTCTACGGCGCGTCGTGGCTAGCCTTCGCGTCCGGGAGTGTGCTCGCAGCCACAGCTGCCGCGCTCCTGCTGCCGCCCACGGCGCTCGGCCCGCTCGCCACGACCTCCCCGCTCGCTCCATCGGTCACGGCCGCACTCGTCGTCGGGCTGCCGTCGGGCCTCGTCGCGAAGCGCGTCGCGGTCGAACTCGGCGGCCGCTACCTCGGCTGGCGGGCGCGCAGCCGCCGCACGGACATCGTGGGTACGCTCCCGGGTGCCGTCCGCTACCTCTCCGTGCTCGCGTCGGGCACCACGGACGAGCGCGAACTGCTCTCGCGGGTCGCCGACCGGCCGACCGCGTACGGCGAGACCGCCGCGGCGTTTCAGGACGTGCTCAACACCGCCGACCTCACCGGGAGCGTCGACCGCGGGCTGCGCGTGGTCGCCCGCGACACCCCGAGCCGGGAGTTGCTCGCGCCGTTCCTCCTCAAGTTGCGCGAGCACGCCGCGCAGGGGCCGGATGCGGTCGCACAGTACCTCGAGCTCGAATCCCGGATGCTCGCGAACCGTCGTGAACGCACCCGCGAGCGCGCCGCGGGCTTCCTCGAACTCGTCGCCGAACTGTTCATCGTGTTGCTGGTGCTGCCCGCGCTGCTGGTCATCGTCGCCACCGTCCTGAGCGTGCTCGCGCCCGGGCTCGGCCGCACGGTCGCGACGCCGCTCGGAGCTGCGACCGTCCGCGAACTGCTCGTGTTCGGCAGCGGCGGGTTCGTGCTCGTCGTCGGCGCGCTCGCCGCGTACCTCGTGGAGACGATGCGCCCGCGCGGGTTCACGTGGGGCGGCCACGACCGCTCTACGGGCCTCGCCGTCCTCGCGAACGTCACGCGGAACCCCGCAGACGCCGCCATTATCCTCGCGCTCCCGACGCTCGTCGTCGGCGGTGCCCTCTGGAAGATTGATATTCGACCCGCGAACGCCGTCCTGCTGTCGTACGTCGCGTTCGCCGTCCCTGTGGGATTTGTCGCCGTCCGCCGCGCGCGCATCGACGACGCGAAAGACCGCGAGATTCAGGACTTCGTGCACGCCGTCTCCGGGCACGTCAGCCTCGGGCGGCCGTTCGGGGACGCCGTCGAGCGCGTCGCCCGCGACGTGGACGCCGGCCCATTGAATCCGGACATCCGCGACCTCGCGTTCAACCTCGGCGTCACCACCCGCGGTGAGGACGTGCGAGCAGCCGCGCTCGACCGATTCGTCGAGCGCGTCGACACCCAGCTCGCCGCCCAGACCGTCGGCCTCGTCTCCGGCGCGCTCGACGCCGGCAGCGACGCCGACGCCGCCTTCGAGGCCCTACAAGCCGAAGTCGGGCGGCTCTACCACGAGAAGCGCGCGCTGCGCTCGCGGCTGCTCGTCTACGTCGCGGTCGGCTGGACGACCGCCATCCTCGTCGTCGGCATCACGGTCGCCGTCAACCTCGCCGTCCTCGATAGTTTCGCGCAGTTGTCGTCGGTGTCGAACGCCGCCAGCGCGGGCGGGCTCGCCATCGACCCGGGTGCGGTCGACCTCGAACGCGACCGCTACCGGTTCTACCTCGTGACGCAGGCGACGATGCTGTCGTGTGGCTGGTTCGCGGGCGCGGC
- a CDS encoding type II/IV secretion system ATPase subunit: MPMLADHAVPSPVPPDDPDAWYAPDVRSQYEVHPGVVVTVTERDGEFAYGVRTPPLGAGDETALARVTDYFVDAQIARPRTREGTRERVAAGLGEKHRRVLARLTDCSRAARRRIEFHALCELRGLGDLTPLALDDGVEVADAAADSLVVHTSEYAPAITGLPADPPHLDRFLSERVARYTVPFRDFDVPVVVYRERVLGRDAFDTKYAVREPDRLPGDDELIAECKSRIWEANVEGRLGDAEGRAAFVADRARTFLTRRLTVRNTRAWLDATRHRVRSALAEYGLAVPPVGRRFSDDRLDDLTYYVLRDFVGDGELTVPIRDDRLEDVEANAVGERVKVVPRGRLGAAAARLPTNLSLDDEQRFVNLVTQLAARDGVELNASNPSAKVNLEPAEVDADVTIRCAVALPVISEDGPHVSIRKQAAEPLTPVDLLQQDTVSVDVVALLWMVYEHHGVVLFSGPTGVGKTTLMNAHMPFVPFDDRPISIDEGSREVRLPHETGVSLTTREHEREFKRVSMADLMTETNYLNPDVEVIAEINTEESFESFANVLNTGHGVVGTTHAENVETLVNRAIEQGVPAYLLREVDLVVFPRHVDGERYVGEIVELVGDAGDDTETVEKDGSEVHYRRILERTPDGGFDFAGADSVGFFDQLAARTDRPVEDVHEEFAQKRRYVQYLDREDVSAFDELFGLLSDLRTDETATVERLQRRAGE; the protein is encoded by the coding sequence ATGCCCATGCTCGCCGACCACGCCGTCCCGTCGCCGGTGCCGCCGGACGACCCGGACGCGTGGTACGCACCCGACGTCCGCAGCCAGTACGAAGTCCACCCCGGCGTCGTCGTCACCGTCACCGAGCGGGACGGCGAGTTCGCGTACGGCGTCCGGACGCCGCCGCTCGGTGCCGGCGACGAGACGGCGCTCGCCCGCGTCACCGACTACTTCGTGGACGCCCAGATCGCCCGGCCACGCACCCGGGAGGGAACGCGGGAGCGCGTCGCCGCCGGCCTCGGCGAGAAACACCGCCGCGTGCTCGCTCGCCTCACCGACTGCTCGCGGGCCGCCCGCCGGCGCATCGAGTTCCACGCGCTCTGCGAACTCCGGGGGCTCGGCGACCTCACGCCGCTCGCGCTCGACGACGGCGTCGAAGTCGCGGACGCCGCGGCCGACTCGCTGGTCGTCCACACCAGCGAGTACGCGCCCGCCATCACCGGCTTGCCCGCCGACCCACCACACCTCGACCGCTTCCTCTCCGAGCGCGTCGCGCGCTACACCGTCCCGTTCCGGGATTTCGACGTCCCCGTCGTCGTCTACCGCGAGCGCGTGCTCGGTCGGGACGCCTTCGACACCAAGTACGCCGTCCGCGAACCCGACCGCCTCCCCGGTGACGACGAACTCATCGCGGAGTGCAAGTCCCGCATCTGGGAGGCCAACGTCGAAGGCCGGCTCGGCGACGCGGAGGGCCGCGCGGCGTTCGTCGCCGACCGCGCACGCACGTTTCTCACGCGCCGACTTACCGTCCGCAACACGCGGGCGTGGCTGGACGCCACCAGACACCGCGTCCGCTCCGCGCTCGCCGAGTACGGCCTCGCGGTGCCGCCGGTCGGCCGCCGCTTCAGCGACGACCGCCTCGACGACCTGACGTACTACGTGCTCCGGGACTTCGTCGGCGACGGCGAACTCACGGTCCCCATCCGCGACGACCGCCTCGAAGACGTCGAAGCGAACGCCGTCGGCGAGCGCGTGAAAGTCGTTCCCCGTGGCCGCCTCGGCGCGGCCGCCGCCCGCCTCCCGACGAACCTCTCGCTGGACGACGAGCAGCGCTTCGTCAACCTCGTTACCCAGTTGGCCGCGCGGGACGGCGTCGAGTTGAACGCCTCCAATCCCTCCGCGAAGGTCAACCTCGAACCCGCGGAGGTCGACGCGGACGTCACGATTCGCTGTGCGGTCGCGCTCCCCGTCATCAGCGAGGACGGCCCGCACGTCTCCATCCGGAAACAGGCCGCGGAGCCGCTGACGCCCGTGGACTTGCTCCAGCAGGACACCGTCTCCGTGGACGTCGTCGCGCTGCTGTGGATGGTCTACGAGCACCACGGCGTCGTCCTCTTCTCCGGCCCGACGGGCGTCGGGAAGACCACGCTGATGAACGCCCACATGCCCTTCGTCCCCTTCGACGACCGCCCCATCAGCATCGACGAGGGCAGCCGCGAAGTCCGACTCCCCCACGAGACCGGTGTCTCCCTGACGACCCGCGAGCACGAACGCGAGTTCAAGCGCGTCTCGATGGCCGACCTGATGACCGAGACGAACTATCTGAATCCGGACGTGGAGGTCATCGCGGAGATCAACACCGAGGAGAGCTTCGAGAGCTTCGCGAACGTCCTGAACACGGGCCACGGCGTCGTCGGCACGACGCACGCCGAGAACGTCGAGACGCTCGTGAACCGCGCCATCGAGCAGGGCGTACCCGCGTACCTCCTCCGCGAAGTCGACCTCGTGGTGTTCCCGCGGCACGTCGACGGCGAGCGCTACGTCGGCGAAATCGTGGAGCTCGTCGGCGACGCCGGCGACGACACCGAAACCGTCGAGAAGGACGGCAGCGAGGTTCACTACCGCCGGATACTGGAGCGCACGCCCGACGGCGGCTTCGACTTCGCCGGCGCGGATTCCGTCGGCTTCTTCGACCAGCTCGCCGCGCGCACGGACCGCCCCGTCGAGGACGTCCACGAGGAGTTCGCGCAGAAACGCCGGTACGTCCAGTACCTCGACCGCGAGGACGTCTCCGCGTTCGACGAGCTGTTCGGTCTGCTGTCGGACCTCCGGACCGACGAGACCGCGACGGTCGAACGCCTCCAGCGGAGGGCCGGCGAGTGA
- a CDS encoding DUF4129 domain-containing protein: MVRNRRALLVALLCVLAVSLAAATLANPQQPAGGSGIGGSGPDPSGTAAQSGDGGDGFDNPEPADGEESFRLEPVCVPILATPTAGFAVFGFALLLGLVAYWRDGIVPAFIVVFVTSSVLFPAWLLLTNCSRDIEGRGGSSLIPELPSDPAPGGEAGGSAGSELLFSPPTVLLGLLAIAVLLGAVAFRATGDDEPPEREPVPEPAPAADDETLGALGNVAGDAADRIAADADVENEVYRAWREMTDHLDVANPEASTPAEFAAAASDVGMAREHVDELTDLFRSVRYGGAAVTADREQRAADALRAIEASYGGDG, from the coding sequence GTGGTCCGCAACCGACGCGCCCTCCTGGTCGCCCTCCTCTGCGTGCTCGCGGTGTCGCTGGCGGCCGCGACGCTCGCAAACCCCCAGCAGCCCGCCGGCGGCAGCGGCATCGGCGGCTCCGGGCCCGACCCCAGTGGCACCGCTGCCCAGTCCGGCGACGGCGGCGACGGCTTCGACAACCCCGAGCCCGCCGACGGCGAGGAGTCGTTCCGCCTCGAACCGGTGTGCGTCCCAATCCTCGCGACGCCGACCGCGGGCTTCGCCGTCTTCGGGTTCGCCCTGCTGCTCGGCCTCGTTGCGTACTGGCGCGACGGCATCGTGCCCGCGTTCATCGTCGTGTTCGTCACGTCGTCGGTGCTGTTCCCCGCGTGGCTGTTGCTCACCAACTGCAGCCGAGACATCGAGGGACGCGGCGGCAGCAGTCTCATCCCCGAACTCCCGTCCGACCCGGCACCTGGCGGCGAGGCCGGCGGCAGTGCCGGCAGCGAACTGTTGTTCTCGCCGCCGACCGTGCTCCTCGGCTTGCTCGCAATCGCCGTGTTGCTCGGCGCCGTCGCGTTCCGCGCGACCGGCGACGACGAACCACCCGAGCGCGAGCCCGTCCCCGAACCCGCTCCCGCGGCCGACGACGAGACGCTCGGCGCGCTCGGGAACGTCGCCGGCGACGCGGCTGACCGCATCGCCGCGGACGCGGACGTCGAGAACGAAGTGTACCGCGCGTGGCGGGAGATGACCGACCACCTCGACGTCGCCAACCCCGAGGCGAGCACGCCCGCGGAGTTCGCGGCCGCCGCCAGCGACGTCGGAATGGCCCGCGAGCACGTCGACGAACTCACGGACCTCTTCCGGTCGGTCCGGTACGGCGGCGCAGCGGTCACGGCGGACCGCGAGCAGCGCGCGGCCGACGCGCTCCGCGCCATTGAAGCCTCTTACGGGGGTGACGGGTAG
- a CDS encoding DUF7269 family protein: MLRRVLLVLGLAFTALGVAIAAAPSIATTLRLPDVPRVVVAALAVVFALATHAARKKVDFRDPDEAVVRASGLEGRYEPPRPGAEIGTELAVGPRDGASSADTRLRERLRVLAVRVLSDAEGWSADEAHRRLDDGTWTDDRTAAALFAEDVNPAAQHLVASFAGIESTHEREVRHALAELERRSGVDAGGD; encoded by the coding sequence GTGCTGCGGCGCGTCCTGCTCGTCCTCGGCCTCGCGTTCACCGCGCTCGGCGTCGCCATAGCCGCCGCGCCCTCGATTGCGACCACGCTGCGGCTGCCGGACGTGCCGCGCGTCGTCGTCGCCGCGCTCGCAGTCGTGTTCGCGCTCGCGACACACGCCGCCCGCAAGAAGGTGGACTTCCGCGACCCCGACGAAGCGGTCGTGCGGGCGTCCGGCCTAGAGGGTCGCTACGAGCCGCCACGACCCGGCGCGGAAATCGGCACGGAACTCGCTGTCGGCCCGCGGGACGGTGCGTCGAGCGCCGACACCCGCCTCCGGGAGCGCCTGCGCGTGCTCGCGGTGCGCGTGCTGTCCGACGCCGAGGGCTGGTCCGCGGACGAGGCGCACCGCCGCCTCGACGACGGCACGTGGACCGACGACCGCACCGCCGCCGCGCTGTTCGCCGAGGACGTCAACCCGGCAGCACAGCACCTCGTCGCCTCGTTCGCGGGCATCGAGTCGACCCACGAGCGCGAAGTCCGGCACGCGCTCGCCGAATTGGAACGCCGCTCGGGCGTCGACGCCGGAGGTGACTGA
- a CDS encoding DUF58 domain-containing protein: MSTSTTEAAPPTGADGATDADSDAEGIGTTLTGVTTRETNRWRGVTALSLLAAAAGIASSSPAALLLAVLGVTYAAYGALFAASSPSLAVERTIHADDPEPGDEVDVTLSVTNDGAFLPDLRVVDDVPAGVEVVDGSPRLATALRSGKSATLRYTVESHRGQHDFDSVHVRARDLSGARETEATIPTPSSVASVPELPDLSSFPLREQTVQRVGRVPTSQGGSGVEFHATREYRPGDPLSRVDWHRLARTGELSTVQYREERAATVVAVVDARDAAHVADENGEDAVEYGVEAAGGVASALLDAGDRVGVAAFGPHWEWLAPGTGRDHRARLRDALARGRGFAALAPDRRFLGALVFRRLRKHLPADAQVVFCSPLADDNAAEYVRRLEAGGNPVTVVSPDVTGTDTLGQQVARIERATRIRSLRRAGVRVVDWPAEDSFPVAVATASRRWSQ; this comes from the coding sequence GTGAGTACGAGCACCACCGAGGCGGCCCCGCCAACCGGCGCGGACGGCGCGACTGACGCCGATTCGGACGCCGAGGGAATCGGCACGACGCTCACGGGTGTGACCACGCGCGAGACGAACCGCTGGCGTGGCGTCACCGCGCTCTCGCTGCTCGCGGCCGCGGCCGGCATCGCGTCGTCGTCGCCGGCCGCGCTCCTGCTCGCCGTGCTCGGCGTCACGTACGCGGCCTACGGTGCGCTGTTCGCAGCGTCATCGCCGTCGCTGGCCGTCGAGCGGACGATTCACGCCGACGACCCCGAGCCCGGCGACGAGGTCGACGTGACGCTGTCGGTCACCAACGACGGCGCGTTCCTCCCGGACCTCCGCGTCGTCGACGACGTGCCCGCGGGCGTGGAGGTCGTCGACGGGTCGCCGCGGCTCGCGACCGCGCTCCGCTCGGGGAAGTCGGCGACGCTCCGGTACACCGTCGAGAGTCACCGCGGCCAGCACGACTTCGACTCGGTGCACGTCCGCGCGCGGGACCTCAGCGGGGCCCGCGAGACGGAAGCCACGATTCCGACGCCGTCGAGCGTCGCGTCCGTCCCCGAACTCCCCGACTTGTCGTCGTTCCCGCTGCGCGAGCAGACCGTCCAGCGCGTCGGCCGCGTCCCCACCTCGCAGGGCGGGTCGGGCGTGGAGTTCCACGCGACCCGCGAGTACCGGCCCGGCGACCCGCTCTCGCGCGTGGACTGGCACCGGCTCGCGCGAACCGGCGAACTCTCGACCGTCCAGTACCGCGAGGAGCGCGCCGCGACCGTCGTCGCCGTCGTGGACGCCCGCGACGCAGCGCACGTCGCCGACGAGAACGGGGAGGACGCCGTCGAGTACGGCGTCGAAGCCGCGGGCGGGGTCGCGTCCGCGCTGCTCGACGCCGGCGACCGCGTGGGCGTCGCCGCGTTCGGCCCACACTGGGAGTGGCTCGCGCCCGGGACGGGCCGCGACCACCGCGCCCGCCTCCGGGACGCGCTCGCTCGCGGCCGGGGGTTCGCCGCGCTCGCCCCGGACCGCCGGTTCCTCGGCGCGCTCGTGTTCCGCCGGCTCCGCAAGCACCTGCCCGCGGACGCGCAGGTCGTGTTCTGTTCGCCGCTGGCCGACGACAACGCCGCCGAGTACGTCCGCCGGCTCGAAGCCGGTGGCAACCCGGTGACGGTGGTATCGCCGGACGTCACCGGCACCGACACGCTCGGCCAGCAGGTCGCGCGCATCGAGCGCGCCACCCGGATTCGGTCGCTGCGCCGCGCGGGCGTCCGCGTCGTCGACTGGCCGGCCGAGGACTCGTTCCCGGTCGCCGTCGCTACTGCCAGCCGGAGGTGGTCGCAGTGA
- a CDS encoding DUF7519 family protein, which yields MSEFDARPPTLAVVPATAAAALVVLPVAAGSTAGLVLAGPGAAAVVFGARSATRSYVTLGGTFAFLGVAVGAATGLPTALALIAGIAALVAYDTGEHAVTLGVDVGADAAVAQSIAVHTAGSVAVASLAAALGFGIYQFGPTSLPVTGLVALLFAAVFLAYVLGD from the coding sequence GTGAGCGAGTTCGACGCGCGCCCGCCCACGCTCGCTGTCGTTCCTGCGACCGCCGCCGCCGCGCTCGTCGTGCTCCCGGTCGCAGCGGGCTCGACGGCCGGCCTCGTGCTCGCCGGCCCGGGTGCTGCAGCTGTCGTCTTCGGCGCCCGTAGCGCGACCCGGTCGTACGTCACGCTCGGCGGTACGTTCGCCTTCCTCGGTGTCGCCGTCGGCGCCGCGACTGGCCTTCCCACCGCGCTCGCGCTGATTGCGGGCATCGCCGCGCTCGTCGCCTACGACACCGGCGAGCACGCGGTCACGCTCGGCGTCGACGTCGGCGCGGACGCGGCGGTCGCACAGTCCATCGCCGTCCACACCGCCGGGAGCGTCGCGGTCGCGTCGCTGGCCGCCGCTCTCGGGTTCGGTATCTACCAGTTCGGCCCCACAAGTCTCCCCGTGACCGGTTTGGTTGCGCTGCTGTTCGCGGCCGTCTTCCTCGCCTACGTGCTCGGCGACTGA
- a CDS encoding AAA family ATPase, producing MDVTAASDDCDAVLSEVERAVVTDREFLETVLVGFLADGHVLLEDVPGTGKTLTARSVATALGLDFSRIQFTPDLLPADVLGTHVFNEKSREFEFQPGPVFANVLLADEINRAPPKTQAALLEAMEEGQATIDGETMALPEPFLVIATQNPVEQEGTFPLPEAQMDRFVAKAGIGYPDEAGELELLRRRAGRSSRSPGVESVLDAERVQAVRAVAEDVRVDDDLLQYVVSVARETREDRRVEVGVSPRGTQRLFETARARAVLRGREYVVPEDVKRLAPNVLAHRLVLTPDAAVENTDKREVVDDVLDSVPVPTIESQSPST from the coding sequence ATGGACGTCACTGCTGCGAGTGACGACTGCGACGCCGTCCTGAGCGAAGTCGAGCGCGCGGTCGTGACCGACCGCGAGTTCCTCGAAACGGTCCTCGTCGGGTTCCTGGCCGACGGCCACGTCCTCCTCGAAGACGTTCCGGGCACCGGGAAGACGCTGACCGCGCGTAGCGTCGCGACCGCCCTCGGCCTCGATTTCAGCCGCATCCAGTTCACGCCGGACCTGCTGCCGGCGGACGTGCTGGGGACGCACGTGTTCAACGAGAAGTCCCGAGAGTTCGAGTTCCAGCCCGGGCCGGTGTTCGCAAACGTGTTGCTGGCGGACGAAATCAACCGCGCACCCCCCAAGACACAGGCCGCACTCCTCGAGGCGATGGAGGAAGGGCAGGCGACCATCGACGGGGAGACGATGGCGCTGCCGGAGCCCTTTTTGGTCATCGCGACCCAGAACCCCGTCGAGCAGGAGGGGACCTTCCCGCTCCCCGAGGCCCAGATGGACCGGTTCGTCGCGAAGGCGGGCATCGGCTACCCGGACGAAGCCGGCGAACTGGAACTCCTCCGACGGCGTGCGGGGCGGTCGTCGCGCAGCCCGGGCGTCGAGTCGGTCCTCGACGCCGAGCGCGTGCAGGCGGTACGGGCGGTCGCCGAGGACGTGCGCGTCGACGACGACCTCCTCCAGTACGTCGTGTCGGTGGCGCGGGAGACGCGCGAGGACCGCCGCGTCGAGGTGGGCGTGAGCCCGCGCGGCACCCAGCGGCTGTTCGAGACGGCACGGGCACGCGCGGTGCTCCGCGGGCGGGAGTACGTCGTTCCCGAGGACGTGAAGCGGCTGGCGCCGAACGTGCTCGCGCACCGGCTCGTGTTGACGCCGGACGCGGCCGTCGAGAACACGGACAAGCGCGAGGTCGTCGACGACGTGCTCGACTCGGTGCCGGTGCCGACCATCGAGAGTCAGTCGCCGAGCACGTAG
- a CDS encoding RNA-guided endonuclease InsQ/TnpB family protein, which yields MASDYVRRTAITRLSVDDEQRELLEETITEWRRGCQIATDMAWEKCRAKRDVQSLAYDSVREETALGSQHAILATHQAAEAINSCLERRTDGKPVSKPTFTAPTVTYDARSMTLFDDDTVSLSTSDSRVRCPLVLPDDEDGYQRQFLDSDEWSVTESTLTVRDGDFFLHLGFRRHKTDAERDTAEDGTVLGVDLGVENLVVTSTASFVSGRRLTHRLCEFENVRAGLQQTGTRSAHRTLTRASGRQLRYIRDIAHRAANDIVAEARRFDCDVIAFEDLTGIRDRTNAAWGHRWTFRTIYEYVEYKAEAAGISVQQVDSANTLVRCAECGFTSAANRRSRAHFQCQECGTEANADYNAAKNVGLRYVRRGQQSSRRTGDSQLALKSGTVTPNGQFSAYPDGFEAEFTDNPERSVTSSD from the coding sequence GTGGCCAGTGACTACGTGCGTCGGACGGCCATCACGCGTCTCTCCGTCGACGACGAGCAGCGCGAACTGCTCGAAGAGACGATTACGGAGTGGCGTCGCGGCTGCCAGATTGCTACAGACATGGCGTGGGAGAAGTGCCGCGCGAAGCGCGACGTGCAGTCGCTGGCGTACGATTCCGTTCGGGAGGAGACGGCGCTCGGTAGTCAACACGCGATTCTCGCGACGCATCAGGCGGCCGAGGCAATCAACAGTTGTCTCGAACGTCGCACGGACGGGAAGCCGGTGAGTAAACCAACGTTCACTGCGCCGACAGTCACGTACGACGCGCGGTCGATGACGCTGTTCGACGACGACACCGTCTCACTGTCGACCTCGGATAGCCGCGTCCGTTGTCCGCTCGTCCTTCCCGACGACGAAGACGGCTATCAGCGCCAGTTCCTCGACTCGGACGAGTGGAGCGTCACTGAGAGTACGCTTACTGTCCGAGACGGCGACTTCTTCCTGCACCTCGGATTTCGACGCCACAAGACTGACGCCGAGCGTGATACCGCCGAGGACGGGACGGTCCTCGGGGTAGACCTCGGCGTAGAGAACCTCGTGGTCACCAGCACGGCATCGTTCGTCAGCGGTCGACGGTTGACGCATCGACTTTGCGAGTTCGAGAACGTGCGCGCAGGACTACAACAGACGGGCACTCGTAGCGCACACCGTACTCTCACCCGAGCGAGCGGCCGTCAGCTGCGCTACATTCGGGACATCGCCCACCGCGCCGCGAACGACATCGTCGCGGAGGCGAGACGATTCGACTGTGACGTTATCGCGTTCGAGGATTTGACTGGAATTCGCGACCGGACGAACGCAGCCTGGGGACACAGGTGGACGTTCCGTACCATCTACGAGTACGTCGAATACAAAGCCGAAGCCGCCGGTATCTCTGTTCAGCAGGTCGATTCTGCCAACACGTTGGTTCGCTGTGCGGAGTGCGGCTTCACGTCGGCGGCGAATCGCCGTTCACGCGCGCACTTCCAGTGCCAAGAGTGTGGAACTGAGGCGAACGCGGACTACAACGCGGCGAAGAACGTCGGATTGCGGTACGTCCGTCGCGGCCAACAGTCGTCACGACGGACGGGCGACAGCCAACTCGCCCTGAAGTCCGGAACCGTGACGCCGAACGGCCAGTTCTCGGCCTACCCGGACGGGTTCGAGGCAGAGTTCACGGACAACCCCGAACGTTCGGTGACGTCGTCGGACTGA